In a single window of the Streptacidiphilus sp. P02-A3a genome:
- a CDS encoding helix-turn-helix transcriptional regulator: protein MNAPACCLYCGRELPQRPSAIGRPLAYCNARCRQAAYRGRRSDNATAVPDPPQSDGPAAEFADDLLQEARHLIRLLTVRNASAIEPVEQAAQLARTLDKLTVALVHRARAGHVSWQRLATALDMRPETARKAFRSAPPPANRSVAPRPAEPDQPDRPEVTGWTSTPTHPHSWLAPVLSRLHRASGLTQRDLADRVGVSPSLLSRVLTGERFPNWPLTERLSRACGADPVVLQKVWQDEWRRQEQSPPAVMGATGGLLAAPLGEPLGPGEIAAALPGNHLPHWPVLSVLGGGPFAASVRSPGWTAARSSGPRSPER from the coding sequence GTGAACGCGCCGGCCTGCTGCCTGTACTGCGGCAGGGAACTGCCGCAACGCCCTTCGGCCATCGGAAGGCCCCTGGCCTACTGCAACGCCAGGTGCCGGCAGGCCGCCTATCGCGGCCGCCGCTCGGACAACGCGACGGCCGTCCCCGACCCGCCGCAGAGCGACGGTCCGGCCGCCGAGTTCGCCGACGACCTGCTTCAGGAGGCCCGTCATCTGATACGCCTGCTGACGGTGCGGAACGCCTCCGCCATCGAGCCCGTCGAACAGGCCGCGCAACTGGCCCGGACCCTGGACAAGCTCACCGTGGCCCTCGTCCATCGTGCCCGCGCCGGGCACGTCTCCTGGCAACGTCTGGCCACAGCCCTGGACATGCGCCCCGAGACCGCCCGGAAGGCCTTCCGCTCCGCGCCGCCCCCCGCCAACCGCTCCGTCGCGCCCCGTCCCGCCGAACCCGACCAGCCGGACCGGCCCGAGGTCACCGGCTGGACCAGCACCCCCACGCATCCACACTCCTGGCTCGCCCCGGTCCTGTCCCGCCTCCACCGGGCCTCCGGCCTCACCCAGCGCGACCTGGCCGACCGCGTCGGCGTCTCCCCGTCGCTGCTGTCCCGCGTCCTCACCGGCGAGCGCTTCCCCAACTGGCCCTTGACCGAACGGCTCTCCCGCGCCTGCGGGGCCGACCCGGTGGTCCTGCAGAAGGTCTGGCAGGACGAGTGGCGGCGCCAGGAGCAGTCCCCGCCGGCCGTCATGGGCGCGACCGGCGGCCTGCTGGCGGCTCCCCTGGGCGAGCCGCTGGGCCCCGGGGAGATCGCGGCGGCCCTCCCCGGCAACCACCTGCCGCACTGGCCCGTCCTGTCGGTGCTCGGCGGCGGCCCCTTCGCTGCCTCGGTGCGGTCACCGGGATGGACGGCGGCGAGGTCCTCCGGTCCCCGCTCGCCCGAGCGTTGA
- a CDS encoding DUF397 domain-containing protein — MASSDGDVRPWRKSSYSQNNGACVELCDEGAVVAFRDSKDPQGGELTFSREQAARFIRGVASGVFGQP, encoded by the coding sequence ATGGCGAGCAGCGACGGCGACGTCCGGCCCTGGCGGAAGAGCAGCTACAGTCAGAACAACGGCGCCTGCGTGGAGCTCTGCGACGAGGGCGCGGTGGTCGCGTTCCGGGACTCGAAGGACCCGCAGGGAGGCGAGCTCACGTTCAGTCGGGAGCAGGCCGCGCGGTTCATCCGCGGCGTCGCCTCGGGCGTGTTCGGCCAGCCCTGA
- a CDS encoding helix-turn-helix transcriptional regulator, translating to MAIGWELYKLREAAGVSTAGAAWAVGGDRSKISRLECGRMGIKEEDLGRLLDLYGVDPATRARLLEEAEQANQEPWWRRPYADVMGAHLRTHHSLEDASDRIEVVEFFALPGLLQTAAYARALVAQYYNEAPAADVERRVELRLARQRRFQQARSTKKFWAVLDEGAILRWRGRPSIMRPQLQHLVELADDPRYALLLMPLNESRVPYLGPVTIFRFDDQRLAEVAYTESPSGAEFQTDPSSVEIHSKRFVQIARASYNREATRRHLEALVRNL from the coding sequence ATGGCCATCGGATGGGAGCTGTACAAACTCAGGGAGGCGGCCGGAGTGAGCACCGCCGGCGCCGCCTGGGCCGTCGGCGGCGACCGGTCCAAGATCAGTCGGCTGGAATGCGGACGGATGGGCATCAAGGAGGAGGACCTCGGTCGCCTGCTCGACCTCTACGGCGTGGACCCGGCCACCCGCGCCCGACTGCTGGAAGAGGCCGAACAGGCGAACCAGGAGCCCTGGTGGCGCCGTCCGTACGCGGACGTGATGGGTGCGCATCTGCGTACCCATCACAGCCTGGAGGACGCCAGCGACCGGATCGAGGTGGTGGAGTTCTTCGCCCTGCCCGGGCTGCTGCAGACCGCGGCCTACGCCCGGGCCCTGGTCGCGCAGTACTACAACGAGGCGCCCGCCGCCGACGTGGAACGGCGGGTCGAGCTGCGGCTCGCCCGCCAGCGCCGGTTCCAGCAGGCCCGGTCGACCAAGAAGTTCTGGGCGGTCCTGGACGAGGGGGCCATCCTGCGGTGGCGGGGGCGTCCCAGCATCATGCGGCCGCAGTTGCAGCACCTGGTCGAGCTGGCCGACGATCCCCGCTACGCGCTGCTGCTGATGCCGTTGAACGAGAGCCGCGTGCCCTACCTCGGGCCGGTGACCATCTTCCGGTTCGACGACCAGCGGCTCGCCGAGGTCGCCTACACGGAGAGCCCGAGCGGCGCCGAGTTCCAGACCGATCCCAGCAGCGTGGAGATACACAGCAAGCGGTTCGTGCAGATCGCCAGGGCGTCCTACAACCGCGAGGCCACCAGGCGGCACCTGGAGGCACTGGTCCGCAACCTCTGA
- a CDS encoding SAM-dependent methyltransferase has product MSETERGPVDLGQDRPHSARMYDYYLGGRTNYAADRAAAERVIEQFPAIGVVARVNRSFMHRATRFLADQGITRFLDIGTGIPTPPNLHEVAQRLHPEARVVYVDNDPLVLVFADALLDSAAQGSTAYVEADVNDPKALLEAPAVRALLADGKPVALSLNALLHFVGDRIEPRSVVETLVEALPSGSYLALSHCTPDFAPEAWQGIEQIYRGQGTYLRVRGHDEVTRLFDGLELVRPGVVVGHQWRPEEGDDGSALDNAQVSLYVGVARKP; this is encoded by the coding sequence ATGTCGGAGACGGAGAGAGGGCCTGTGGACCTGGGGCAGGACCGGCCGCACAGTGCCCGCATGTACGACTACTACCTGGGCGGGCGGACCAACTACGCCGCCGACCGGGCCGCCGCGGAGCGGGTGATCGAGCAGTTCCCGGCGATCGGCGTGGTCGCCCGGGTGAACCGCTCGTTCATGCACCGGGCCACGCGGTTCCTCGCCGACCAGGGCATCACCAGGTTCCTCGACATCGGCACCGGCATCCCGACACCCCCGAACCTGCACGAGGTCGCCCAGCGGCTGCACCCCGAGGCGAGGGTCGTGTACGTCGACAACGACCCGCTGGTGCTGGTCTTCGCCGACGCGCTGCTGGACAGCGCCGCCCAGGGCAGTACCGCCTATGTCGAGGCGGACGTCAACGACCCCAAGGCACTGCTGGAGGCACCCGCGGTGCGGGCGCTGCTGGCGGACGGGAAGCCGGTCGCGCTGAGCCTGAACGCGCTGCTGCACTTCGTGGGCGACCGGATCGAGCCGCGCTCGGTGGTCGAGACGCTGGTGGAGGCCCTGCCCAGCGGCTCCTACCTCGCGCTGTCGCACTGCACCCCCGACTTCGCCCCGGAGGCGTGGCAGGGGATCGAGCAGATCTACCGGGGCCAGGGCACGTACCTCCGGGTGCGCGGCCACGACGAGGTGACGCGGCTGTTCGACGGCCTGGAGCTGGTGCGGCCCGGGGTCGTGGTGGGCCACCAGTGGCGTCCGGAGGAGGGCGACGACGGGTCGGCGCTGGACAACGCGCAGGTGTCGCTCTACGTCGGCGTGGCCCGCAAGCCGTAG
- a CDS encoding DUF1049 domain-containing protein encodes MSDSASRRPARESAKFSLSPRRIIMAVVAVLAVIFIAQNRSRVHIHFFTAEFSCPMWLLLVIMTVVGLGLGLGVSRRRRTRKRAA; translated from the coding sequence ATGTCCGACAGCGCATCGCGCCGCCCGGCGCGCGAGTCAGCGAAGTTCAGCCTGTCGCCGCGCCGGATCATCATGGCGGTGGTGGCCGTCCTGGCGGTCATCTTCATCGCGCAGAACCGCTCCCGGGTGCACATCCACTTCTTCACCGCCGAGTTCAGCTGCCCGATGTGGCTGCTGCTGGTGATCATGACGGTGGTCGGCCTGGGCCTGGGACTGGGCGTCAGCCGTCGGCGCAGGACCCGGAAGCGCGCGGCCTGA
- a CDS encoding ThuA domain-containing protein, whose translation MTTHTTRRALVVRGGWDGHQPVAISDGFVPFLKDQGFAVETAEDLAVYDDAERLAATDLIVQCWTMGTITRRQGDNLAAAVRAGSGFAGWHGGIVDSFLDHGYHLLTGGRFVMHPPEFRDYTVRLLPERAEHPVIAGLQDFEVHTEQYWLLTDPHIEVLATTTFPPDDLRDRPSVMPVVWTRTWGAGRVFISAIGHKPDDFDVPEVRTLTERGLLWASR comes from the coding sequence TTGACTACTCACACCACCCGGCGGGCGCTGGTCGTCCGCGGCGGCTGGGACGGACACCAGCCCGTGGCGATCAGCGACGGCTTCGTCCCCTTCCTCAAGGACCAGGGCTTCGCCGTGGAGACCGCCGAGGACCTCGCCGTCTACGACGACGCCGAGCGCCTGGCCGCCACCGACCTGATCGTGCAGTGCTGGACCATGGGCACGATCACCCGCCGCCAGGGCGACAACCTCGCCGCCGCGGTCCGCGCCGGGAGCGGGTTCGCCGGCTGGCACGGCGGCATCGTCGACTCCTTCCTCGACCACGGCTACCACCTGCTCACCGGCGGCCGGTTCGTGATGCACCCGCCCGAGTTCCGCGACTACACCGTGCGCCTGCTGCCGGAGCGGGCGGAGCACCCCGTCATCGCCGGGCTCCAGGACTTCGAGGTGCACACCGAGCAGTACTGGCTGCTCACCGACCCGCACATCGAGGTGCTGGCCACCACCACCTTCCCGCCCGACGACCTGCGCGACCGGCCCTCGGTGATGCCCGTGGTCTGGACCCGGACCTGGGGCGCCGGGCGCGTCTTCATCTCGGCCATCGGGCACAAGCCCGACGACTTCGACGTGCCGGAGGTCCGCACGTTGACTGAAAGGGGACTGCTGTGGGCGAGCCGCTGA
- a CDS encoding Gfo/Idh/MocA family protein: MGEPLKIGIVGAGRISGAYLSTLNGLTPVRLTAVTDLDRDRAVSLAAAGAAGGAGNGKEVAVAGSVAELVARDDVDAVLNLTIPAAHAEVALAALGAGKHVYGEKPLAVDRKEAEAVLAAARAAGLRVGCAPDTVLGTGTQTARRAVDEGLIGRPVSATAFMTGAGHETWHPDPEFYYRPGGGPLLDMGPYYLSALVHLLGPVVTVTGASSRPRAERTIGSGPRAGHSFPVEVDTHITGILEHVGGALSTLVMSFDVKAARLPRIEVHGTAASLSVPDPNGFDGPVEINRGTDWEELPVSAGYRDAGRGIGLADLAEALAQGRPHRASAELAAHVLDVMLTLTEAADRGRALAVASTCERPAPVN; this comes from the coding sequence GTGGGCGAGCCGCTGAAGATCGGCATCGTGGGCGCGGGCAGGATCAGCGGCGCCTACCTGAGCACGCTGAACGGCCTGACGCCGGTGCGGCTCACCGCCGTCACCGACCTCGACCGGGACCGCGCCGTGAGCCTGGCCGCGGCGGGGGCGGCCGGGGGAGCGGGCAACGGGAAGGAGGTCGCGGTCGCCGGATCCGTCGCCGAACTCGTCGCCCGGGACGACGTGGACGCCGTGCTCAACCTGACCATCCCCGCCGCGCACGCCGAGGTCGCCCTCGCCGCGCTCGGCGCGGGAAAGCACGTCTACGGCGAGAAGCCGCTCGCGGTCGACCGGAAGGAGGCCGAGGCCGTCCTCGCCGCGGCCCGGGCGGCGGGACTGCGGGTGGGCTGCGCCCCCGACACCGTGCTCGGCACCGGCACCCAGACCGCGCGCAGGGCCGTCGACGAAGGACTGATCGGCCGCCCGGTCTCCGCCACCGCCTTCATGACCGGTGCCGGGCACGAGACGTGGCACCCGGACCCGGAGTTCTACTACCGGCCCGGCGGCGGCCCGCTGCTCGACATGGGCCCGTACTACCTCTCCGCGCTGGTCCACCTGCTCGGCCCGGTGGTCACGGTGACCGGCGCCTCGTCGCGGCCGCGCGCCGAGCGCACGATCGGCAGCGGCCCGCGCGCCGGGCACAGCTTCCCGGTGGAGGTGGACACGCACATCACCGGGATCCTGGAGCACGTCGGGGGAGCGCTGAGCACCCTGGTCATGAGCTTCGACGTGAAGGCCGCGCGGCTGCCGCGGATCGAGGTGCACGGGACCGCGGCCTCGCTGTCCGTGCCCGACCCCAACGGCTTCGACGGGCCGGTCGAGATCAACCGCGGCACCGACTGGGAGGAGCTGCCGGTGAGTGCCGGGTACCGGGACGCCGGTCGCGGCATCGGCCTGGCCGACCTGGCCGAGGCGTTGGCGCAGGGACGGCCGCACCGCGCGTCCGCCGAACTCGCCGCCCACGTCCTGGACGTCATGCTCACCCTGACCGAGGCGGCGGACCGGGGCCGTGCGCTCGCGGTCGCCAGCACCTGCGAGCGGCCCGCCCCGGTGAACTGA
- a CDS encoding glycoside hydrolase family 38 C-terminal domain-containing protein: MHDDRELVEARLERVLRERIRPAVHPLTAPLDVEIWSTPGEPVPVAEGLAATTRPIAPGTAWGTPWGTSWFKVTGTVPAEWAGATVEAVLDLGFTPRTPGFQCEGLVYRPDGSPVKGLHPRNSYVRLGGPVAGGERVHWRIEAASNPDLDESGVPFSPTLMGDRDTAGDAPQYVLGEMRLAVFDETVWELTIDLEVLGELMAELPVDGARRWEILRAVGRALDAVDLRDVNGTAAAARDELAGVLAAPAVPAAHRISAVGHAHIDSAWLWPLRETVRKVARTASNMTALLEAEPEFVFAMSQAQQFAWIKDHRPEVWARVKQAVADGRFVPVGGMWVESDTNMPGSEAMARQFVHGKRFFIEEFGVESEEAWLPDTFGFAAGLPQIIRAAGARRLLTQKISWSRTNRFPHHTFLWEGIDGSRIFTHFPPVDSYNCEMAGRQIAHAARNFKEKGVATHSLAPTGYGDGGGGTTREMVAKAARLRDLEGSATVRWEAPAAFFDKAEAEYADPPVWVGELYLELHRATLTSQARTKRGNRRSESLLREAELWAATASVRVGFPYPYPELDRIWKTVLLHQFHDILPGSSIAWVHREARETYARVGEELEAIIAGAQQALAGAGSVELRFNGAPHTRGGVPAGGAAAGAADGAVTPVPRQGGGLVLDNGLLRVEIDERGLVVSVYDLTAGREAVAPGHAANLLQLHPDFPNQWDAWDVDAFYRNTGSDLVEVESLGTEGTSVRIERVFGESRVVQLLSVPHGVKRLDIETEVDWHERERFLKLAFPLDVKADRYASETQFGHVYRPTHQNTSWEWAKFEACNHRFVHVDEPGWGVAVVNDATYGHDVTRSIRAADGGATTTVRASLLRAPRFPDPETDQGTHRFRHALVPGATIADAVREGYRANLPEHRRTGAVTAVAPLVTVDRDAVVVSAVKLADDRSGDLVVRLYEADGGRAHATLSVTDGFAVDRAVRTDLLERPLVDAGALPAADGAVALDLRPFQLVTLRIPRG; encoded by the coding sequence ATGCACGACGACCGAGAACTGGTCGAAGCACGACTGGAGCGCGTCCTGCGGGAGCGCATCCGCCCGGCCGTCCACCCGCTGACGGCGCCGCTGGACGTCGAGATCTGGTCCACCCCGGGCGAACCCGTTCCGGTGGCCGAGGGGCTGGCCGCGACGACCCGCCCCATCGCCCCGGGCACCGCCTGGGGTACGCCCTGGGGGACCAGCTGGTTCAAGGTCACCGGAACGGTCCCCGCCGAGTGGGCCGGTGCCACCGTCGAGGCCGTGCTCGATCTCGGTTTCACCCCGCGCACCCCGGGCTTCCAGTGCGAGGGCCTCGTCTACCGCCCCGACGGCTCGCCGGTCAAGGGCCTCCATCCGCGCAACTCCTATGTGCGGTTGGGCGGTCCGGTGGCCGGTGGGGAGCGGGTGCACTGGCGGATCGAGGCGGCCTCCAACCCGGACCTCGACGAGAGCGGTGTCCCCTTCAGTCCCACGCTGATGGGCGACCGGGACACCGCGGGCGACGCGCCCCAGTACGTGCTCGGCGAGATGCGGCTGGCCGTCTTCGACGAGACGGTCTGGGAGCTCACCATCGACCTGGAGGTGCTCGGCGAGCTGATGGCCGAGCTCCCGGTGGACGGCGCGCGCCGCTGGGAGATCCTGCGCGCGGTCGGCCGGGCGCTGGACGCGGTCGACCTGCGGGACGTCAACGGCACCGCCGCCGCGGCCCGGGACGAACTGGCCGGTGTGCTGGCCGCCCCCGCCGTTCCCGCCGCGCACCGGATCAGCGCGGTCGGCCACGCCCACATCGACTCCGCCTGGCTGTGGCCGCTGCGCGAGACGGTGCGCAAGGTCGCCCGGACGGCGTCCAACATGACCGCGCTGCTGGAGGCGGAGCCCGAGTTCGTCTTCGCCATGTCCCAGGCGCAGCAGTTCGCCTGGATCAAGGACCACCGGCCGGAGGTCTGGGCCCGGGTGAAGCAGGCCGTGGCGGACGGCCGGTTCGTCCCGGTCGGCGGTATGTGGGTGGAGTCCGACACCAACATGCCCGGCTCCGAGGCGATGGCCCGTCAGTTCGTGCACGGGAAGCGCTTCTTCATCGAGGAGTTCGGCGTCGAGAGCGAGGAGGCGTGGCTGCCGGACACCTTCGGCTTCGCCGCCGGGCTGCCGCAGATCATCAGGGCGGCCGGGGCCCGCCGCCTGCTGACGCAGAAGATCTCCTGGAGCCGGACCAACCGCTTCCCGCACCACACCTTCCTCTGGGAGGGCATCGACGGCTCCCGGATCTTCACCCACTTCCCGCCGGTCGACTCGTACAACTGCGAGATGGCGGGGCGTCAGATCGCGCACGCGGCAAGGAACTTCAAGGAGAAGGGGGTCGCCACCCACTCGCTGGCGCCGACCGGCTACGGCGACGGCGGGGGCGGTACCACCCGCGAGATGGTCGCCAAGGCCGCCCGGCTGCGCGACCTGGAGGGCTCCGCCACGGTGCGCTGGGAGGCCCCGGCGGCCTTCTTCGACAAGGCCGAGGCCGAGTACGCCGATCCGCCGGTCTGGGTCGGCGAGCTCTACCTGGAGCTGCACCGCGCCACGCTGACCAGCCAGGCCCGGACCAAGCGCGGCAACCGGCGCAGCGAGTCGCTGCTGCGGGAGGCCGAGCTGTGGGCGGCGACGGCGTCGGTCCGGGTCGGATTCCCGTACCCGTACCCCGAGTTGGACCGGATCTGGAAGACCGTGCTGCTGCACCAGTTCCACGACATCCTGCCCGGATCCTCCATCGCCTGGGTGCACCGCGAGGCGCGTGAGACCTACGCCCGGGTGGGCGAGGAGCTGGAGGCCATCATCGCGGGCGCCCAACAGGCCCTGGCCGGAGCGGGATCGGTCGAGCTGCGGTTCAACGGCGCGCCGCACACCCGCGGCGGGGTGCCCGCGGGCGGCGCCGCGGCCGGGGCCGCCGACGGCGCGGTGACCCCGGTGCCGCGCCAGGGCGGCGGCCTGGTCCTGGACAACGGACTGCTGCGGGTCGAGATCGACGAACGCGGGCTGGTGGTGTCGGTCTACGACCTCACCGCCGGACGCGAGGCGGTCGCCCCGGGCCACGCGGCCAACCTGCTGCAACTGCACCCCGACTTCCCCAACCAGTGGGACGCCTGGGACGTCGACGCCTTCTACCGGAACACCGGCAGCGACCTGGTCGAGGTGGAGTCCCTGGGCACCGAGGGCACCTCGGTCCGGATCGAGCGGGTCTTCGGCGAGTCGCGGGTCGTCCAACTGCTGTCGGTGCCGCACGGCGTGAAGCGGCTCGACATCGAGACCGAGGTGGACTGGCACGAGCGGGAGCGGTTTCTGAAGCTGGCCTTCCCGCTGGACGTGAAGGCGGACCGGTACGCCTCGGAGACCCAGTTCGGTCACGTGTACCGGCCCACCCATCAGAACACCAGCTGGGAGTGGGCGAAGTTCGAGGCCTGCAACCACCGCTTCGTCCACGTCGACGAGCCCGGCTGGGGCGTCGCGGTCGTCAACGACGCGACCTACGGCCACGACGTCACCCGCTCGATCCGCGCCGCCGACGGGGGCGCGACCACGACCGTGCGGGCGTCACTGCTGCGCGCGCCGCGCTTCCCCGACCCGGAGACCGACCAGGGCACGCACCGGTTCCGGCACGCGCTGGTGCCGGGCGCGACCATCGCCGACGCGGTCCGCGAGGGCTACCGGGCCAACCTCCCCGAGCACCGGCGCACCGGGGCGGTCACCGCGGTGGCGCCACTGGTGACCGTGGACCGGGACGCCGTGGTGGTGAGCGCGGTGAAGCTGGCCGACGACCGCAGCGGCGACCTGGTGGTGCGCCTCTACGAGGCCGACGGCGGGCGCGCGCACGCCACGCTGTCGGTAACCGACGGCTTCGCCGTCGACCGCGCCGTCCGGACCGACCTGCTGGAGCGCCCGCTCGTGGACGCCGGGGCACTCCCGGCCGCGGACGGCGCCGTCGCCCTCGACCTGCGCCCCTTCCAACTGGTGACGCTGCGGATACCGCGCGGCTGA
- a CDS encoding DUF2264 domain-containing protein, with translation MNRTPAEDRAHWERTADRLLLAVRPYATAGHALIGLPGVPSRNGQHSDGLEGFARTFLLAGFRLAGAGGADPHGLAEWYAAGLATGTDPKHPERWPTFAEANQAKVEAASVALALHETRPWIWDRLDDRVRRQVLDWLAPMVGNLMPGNNWVWFQGVTEAFARTAGGEWLQQDLDRAIALTDGWYAGEGWYSDGLTGALHRNFDHYNGWAMHLYPLWFCRVLGDAAPAGLVDRYRARLRRFRADQRLLVGGNGSPLVQGRSLTYRHAALAPLWTGALFDATPLAPGETRAIANRTLDHFTGHGATDARGLLTLGWHRPYRGVLQGYSGPASPYWASKGFIGLALPADHPVWTEEATALPVERGDFSRTLAAPGWLVSGTAADGVVRVVNHGGDHADPGRLHADDPCYARFGYSTHTAPETPGDASPGPGSCPDAEPLDNAVVLLDAHGRASHRRPSTRISIDGATAVSRSRAHWPDDASWDVFGGPDTGYRLGPWITVGSALRGSVEVRAVRVDPADDGPAAEDPAAGRDPAAERHRLRIGGWALAADPPSAPAAATDGATARVTDAAGLVSQVTGVHGLPRARVLPGQDSNALGAASATPVVETEGPVAHGSVLVALVHLGGAAPSAPPEVATRAEGSDLLVDIAWPDGARDTVLLPAPDAGPARDPARDPWKDRPRAR, from the coding sequence ATGAACCGCACCCCCGCCGAGGACCGCGCCCACTGGGAGCGGACAGCGGACCGGCTGCTGCTGGCCGTGCGGCCGTACGCGACCGCCGGGCACGCGCTGATCGGGCTGCCCGGAGTACCGAGCCGCAACGGCCAACACAGCGACGGCCTCGAAGGCTTCGCCCGCACCTTCCTGCTGGCCGGGTTCCGGCTGGCGGGCGCGGGCGGGGCCGACCCGCACGGCCTGGCCGAATGGTACGCGGCCGGGCTGGCCACCGGTACCGACCCGAAGCACCCCGAACGCTGGCCCACCTTCGCCGAGGCGAACCAGGCGAAGGTCGAGGCCGCCTCCGTCGCGCTCGCCCTGCACGAGACCCGGCCCTGGATCTGGGACCGGCTCGACGACCGGGTCAGGCGGCAGGTCCTGGACTGGCTCGCGCCGATGGTCGGCAACCTGATGCCGGGCAACAACTGGGTCTGGTTCCAGGGCGTCACCGAGGCGTTCGCCCGCACCGCCGGAGGGGAGTGGCTCCAGCAGGACCTGGACCGCGCCATCGCCCTCACCGACGGCTGGTACGCCGGGGAGGGCTGGTACTCCGACGGCCTCACCGGCGCGCTGCACCGCAACTTCGACCACTACAACGGCTGGGCGATGCACCTGTACCCGCTGTGGTTCTGCCGCGTCCTCGGCGACGCCGCGCCCGCCGGGCTGGTCGACCGCTACCGCGCCCGACTGCGCCGCTTCCGGGCGGACCAGCGGCTGCTGGTCGGCGGCAACGGCTCGCCGCTCGTCCAGGGACGCTCGCTCACCTACCGGCACGCCGCCCTGGCACCCCTGTGGACCGGCGCGCTGTTCGACGCCACGCCGCTGGCACCGGGGGAGACCCGGGCCATCGCCAACCGGACGCTCGACCACTTCACCGGGCACGGCGCCACCGACGCCCGCGGCCTGCTCACCCTGGGCTGGCACCGCCCCTACCGCGGCGTGCTCCAGGGCTACTCCGGGCCCGCGTCGCCCTACTGGGCCAGCAAGGGCTTCATCGGCCTGGCACTGCCCGCCGACCACCCGGTGTGGACCGAGGAGGCCACCGCGCTCCCGGTCGAACGGGGCGACTTCAGCCGCACCCTGGCCGCGCCCGGCTGGCTGGTCTCCGGCACCGCCGCCGACGGCGTGGTGCGGGTCGTCAACCACGGCGGCGACCACGCCGACCCGGGCCGCCTCCACGCCGACGACCCCTGCTACGCGCGCTTCGGCTACTCCACCCACACCGCGCCGGAGACCCCCGGGGACGCCAGCCCCGGGCCCGGCTCCTGCCCGGACGCCGAGCCGCTGGACAACGCCGTGGTCCTGCTCGACGCGCACGGCCGCGCCTCGCACCGGCGCCCCTCCACCCGGATCTCCATCGACGGCGCGACCGCCGTCTCCCGCTCCCGCGCGCACTGGCCCGACGACGCCAGCTGGGACGTCTTCGGCGGCCCCGACACCGGGTACCGGCTCGGCCCCTGGATCACCGTCGGCTCCGCGCTGCGCGGTTCCGTCGAGGTGCGGGCGGTACGGGTCGACCCCGCCGACGACGGCCCGGCCGCCGAAGACCCCGCCGCCGGACGAGACCCCGCCGCCGAGCGGCACCGGCTGCGGATCGGCGGCTGGGCCCTGGCGGCGGACCCGCCGTCGGCGCCCGCCGCCGCGACGGACGGCGCCACCGCCCGGGTGACCGACGCCGCCGGGCTGGTCTCCCAGGTCACCGGCGTGCACGGGCTGCCCCGCGCCCGCGTGCTGCCGGGCCAGGACAGCAACGCCCTGGGCGCGGCCTCGGCCACCCCGGTGGTGGAGACCGAGGGCCCGGTCGCCCACGGCAGCGTCCTGGTCGCCCTGGTCCACCTGGGCGGAGCCGCCCCGAGCGCCCCGCCGGAGGTCGCCACCCGGGCCGAGGGCAGCGACCTGCTGGTGGACATCGCCTGGCCGGACGGCGCGCGCGACACCGTCCTGCTGCCCGCCCCCGACGCCGGTCCCGCGCGGGACCCCGCGCGGGACCCCTGGAAGGACCGCCCCCGTGCACGATGA